The genomic window AGAAGCAGCGCATTAGCTGTATGCCTTGCATTTATTTACCGTATTTATCATTGTAATATGTAAGATAATCCCAGTTGACCCGTACGAAAATACATGAGAAAGATTATTATTTTAGTAGTTTCGTCCCgtatgtttattatatattattgttggAATATTGTACTTGTATGGAAATATATCGGCAGTTCTAGATGTTTAATAAACGTATCATTTTTACTATTGATTATTTATTCACGCTACCAAGAGAGAACAGACAACATATTTGACGTCCGTATTTATTTATTACCCCGTGCATTTACTAGTTTTATGAGATATTCGTATTTGCTGGCTTTATAACTATATCAAAACATAGCGAGAAGCAGAAATTACGACAATAACATTGCAATCTACCTTAAAACTTGTTTTCTCATCACTGTTGATAACATTGCAATCTACCTTAAAACTTATATGATCATCACTGTTGATAACATTGTAATCTACCTTAAAACTTGTTTTCTCATCACTGTTGATAACATTGCAATCTACCTTAAAACTTGTATGATCATCACTGTTGATAACATTGTAATCTACCTTAAAACTTATATGATCATCACTGTTGATAACATTGTAATCTACCTTAAAACTTGTTTTCTCATCACTGTTGATAACATTGCAATCTACCTTAAAACTTGTTTTCTCATCACTGTTGATAACATTGCAATCTACCTTAAAACTTGTATGATCATCACTGTTGATAACATTGTAATCTACCTTAAAACTTATATGATCATCACTGTTGATAACATTGTAATCTACCTTAAAACTTGTTTTCTCATCACTGTTGATAACATTGCAATCTACCTTAAAACTTGTTTTCTCATCACTGTTGATAACATTGCAATCTACCTTAAAACTTGTTTGATCATCACTGTTGATAACATTGTAATCTACCTTAAAACTTGTTTGCTCATCACTGTTGATAACATTGTAACTTACCCTCATACTTTTATGCTCATCACTTTTGATAACATTATAACTTACTTTAATACTGGTATGCTGCTCATCGCTGTTGTAATTTACCTGCATATACAATGCTTATCACTGTTGATagcattgtaaataaaggcaacagtaatataccagTGTTCAAACCTTAAAACTTGTAGGATCATCACTGTTGATGACATTGTTATTACCTTCATACCTGCGTTCTCAATAAACTCACCTCCAATCCTACATATGTGTAGCTCTGACACAGTTGACGACATTTTTTGAGACTCATAGATGAGTTTTTAGCTTTCTTAGTGTCAAATAGTCTCCCTGCATCATCGGCAAAACAACCAACATTTCCTAAAGTGAAAGATTACTCGTATGTTATTTCCATTCAACATACAAACACTCATAAAAATATTAAGTTAACATAAAATAATTGTAAACTAAATTATctaatattaacatgattaaccaatGTTGTTTTTCAAGATCTGAAAATTGAAGGTCGCATTTATTGGGCAGACAAATTGTTTATGAATTCAACAGGAAATTTGTGGTTCAATCTCCCTATCATGCGTAAAACTTGGATGTTAAATAGGCAATAGTCATTGCAACTGTGAAAAACCGCTTTACGCCCCTGCTTCTATGGCCGTCTTTATACTGATGTCTCCCGATAATTTAACGTTCACCAGATTACTATTTCACCCCTTTTACAGATATTAAATGGCAACAGATCTGTATTTGCAGGTGTTTCAAATGTGAAATCAAACAATCAATGCTACAACCACTACTGAAGTGCATAACATCTTTTACAACGCGGAATTCGGAACCTTATATTAGACCAGTTTGGAGCAATGTACATAAACGTGCACGTGTTCGTTGTTATAATAAATTGACACCAAATTGGTCAATCGATGAGTCTCCAAAGATGTAATGAACAACCCACAAGAACTGGCGTCAAAATGACTAACGAATGGCAAGGTTAAAGGATAGACTATGACAAAATACAATAATGTGTGTCTATCCGTACCAATGTAATACAAAACAGTGCAAGTCggacaatatatttattttggcGTCACTGTAAGTTGACtcaatacataactttttttcagTATTCTGTTTGACATTCATTTGTAAAACTTTAGCTCATTAAGGTAGTTTAGGggttcagaaaaaaataacagaatttcttatactttgtcaaaatgaagattttactatgctttttttcaaaaaaaacaataaaaagtatgggtcaccgcgCTATTTTTCAAGGTACGAGTCgttcaaaattgccaaaatttgcttatattgttcatgaaaaaacacattattaTGCATAAAAAGAGATCTATGagacagaattttgaaataaaatatgagaaaaataggttttataacatattttaagaaaataaaaaataaaaatggtgtcACCAAACTTGTTTTTTGCTtcaagtaaaaaatgaaaaatttgcctatatgtccagtataaattttgtactaaaagagttatctccccttaacataCTTGAATGGCTTATTTGAAAAATTGAttctaaaaacacaaatatttggtatttgttaaaacattgttGATAATGCAAAGAATCACtcagttttctttatataaataaacagtgtaACCAATAAATTTGGGCAAAGAACTAGACCGATTATGTACTGTGGttgtacaattcaagatggcggtataccatggaACTATCTTAAACCAAAACATTGctgtcaaaaagtaaaatcacgaacATTCTGAACATGGATTTTAAATTAACGACTACCAGTAGTATATCGTAAGAGTTAATATTGCGTAAAGTGCTGCACGTATATATGGGCATAAATTAGATAAACAATCAACCTCTGAATCTTTTAAGTGTTTGAGGACGAAATGTATTGAGAAAAGAGAATGTATAGCCATCCAGATATGATTTTAGTTATATATATGCAGTTCTTCGCATTTTTTACAATGAATCAAAATTACCTAGTGAATTGTTTTTCACTTATTCTTTTGTCAGCTTTTGAAGATATTGCACTTGTATTCCCTCTACACTTACCTCTTACAGGAGTTATAGTGTGATAGAATACCAGTATTACTACAAGATACACATGTATTGACACGGAACTTGCCATTATTTCTCGCActacaaaacaaatgtaaataagATATGAAAATCTTGAAAAGAAAGCAGTTCCCATTATTGGCATCACACACACTAGCAATTGAATAAATTTAGCTTTAAAACAAGGTTGAAtccaacattttataaaataacaaatgtCTGTACCAAGACAGATATATGACAGTTGCTTTCCATGCCTTTGTAgtgtttgaacttttgttttTGCTATTTGCCACAACTCAGCAAATATGCTAGGTGTACAATTTTGTAAGCCAAAAcagtaaattatgtaaaaaaaataatgtcttcAAATTCGTGTCTGGAATCTTAATACCATTTAATCATCATTACATAAGGaaatgttttataacaaataatgcaatttttaCATGATCTTCTCAAAAGTTTATATATATGATAGGTCGTAACAATTAATATTAGGAAATAGCATAAGAAATTGCAGGATTTGATTGTGAAGAATTAATGCATAGTGTGGTTCATATTCATGCTACAATCACTGGAATCATGATCTTAAAGCATCTATACACAAAATAAAGGAAAGTAAACCAAAAGTaaaactgtgcaccacttattaaggacctgttttttgtattgctatgagttacaatttatgaccataatcagcaaagacccatcgaaacaacatctgatacacaaatttaataatacttttagatatttggatgatattttggctctcaataatgacgacttcagtatgtatactaaataaATTTATCCTGTTAAATAAAGCTAAAACTAACAATGACCACTACCCTTTCCTCGAtcggccattgttatattatagttcgtttctgtgtgtattacattattacgttgtgtcgtttgttttctcttatttttgagtgtaaattcacattgcgataagacgtgtcacggtacttgtctatcccaaattcatgtatttggttttgatgttatatatatatgttatatttgttattctcgtgggattttgtctatgtgtgttacattttagtgttatgtcgttgttctcctcttatatttaatgcgtttccctcggttttagtttgttaccccgattttgttttttgtccatggatttatgagttttgaacagcggtatgctactgttgcctttattgatatctatatcattaactgaaagcttaatactaaaatttatgataaaagagatgatttttcatttcctatcgttaattatccatttttagatggtaacgttccattgtcaccatcttacgtgtttatatatctcaacttgtacgattggctcgtgtatgtaacaatgttttagattttaacgagagaaatttatgtattactgaaaaattattacaccagggttttcgatatcacaaactagtcaaaacattggGTAtgaccagccaagtagtcagcactgaactgagcgtcactgacgagtcttatgtagacgaaacgcgcgtctggcgtattaaattataatcctggtacctttgataactatttacaccactgggtcgatgccactactggtggacgtttcgtccccgagggtatcaccagtccagaagtcagcatttcggtgttgacatgaatatcaattatatggtcattttaaaaatttcctgttttcaaaactttgatttttttgaaaaactaaggatttccttatcccaggaatagattaccgtagccgtatttggcacaacttttttggaattttgggtcctcaatgctcttcaactttgtatttgtttggcttgataacttTTGTGAACTGaccgtcactgacgagtcttatgtagacgaaacgcgcatctggcgtattgaattataatcctagtacctttgataactatttactaaattttatcatcggtataaggacatcattcgtaaatatagctcaacatgcagacttcttatacgttcaggtatttcacatccatttttgtatggaaatattcttaataaagcataaaaatgtcagtattcacctcagaagctaacaaaaactttaaatagacttattaagaagggatatagttacgatactgttgtcagttcattaaggattgcatattttggcgttaatattaatccacttatagggtctttgcatcggaactaaacacatttatttaaaaaccagttgttggcatgacacgggttatgttcttctcatatatgttatgatggtatgatactaaacccctaacgggaaggattgtgcctgatattcatatgatgaagacataatctttcaatcagtttagttgaagtctggagctggcatgtcagttaatgATTAGCCTGTtggtatttatgtattattgtcattttgtttttttcttttgttacatcttctgacatccgACTCGGACTTCTATTGACCTgatttttaatgtgcgtattgttatgcgatTATTTTCTACATTGTtatagggggaaggttgagatctcccccgtcgtatttttgcgcctgtcccaagtcaggagcctctggcctttgttagtcttgtattatttttaattttagtttcttgtgtacaatttggagtttagtatggcgttcattatcactgaactaatatatatatttgtgtaggggccagctgaaggacgccgcTGGGTTCGGGAATtactcgctgcattgaagacctgtttgtgaccttctgctgttgtctgttctatggtcgggttgttgtctctttgccacatttccatttccattctcaattgtatacattatatatcttccaattgaaacgatattctcgtgcttgcacttcctatcatgattttcttgatataggTTTGccgctcacaaggaagctattaaaccaagagttccaaatggtgaagttgaaatcatcccttcgtaaattttacggacgccatcacgagttggttgaccgttatggaataacagtttcacaaatgatatcggatatgttccttacgtcgtaactacatcatcaatgtgacctaccgaattatactatttaccggatttgttataacatgagcaacacgacgggtgccacatgtggagcaggatctgcttaccgttTCGGAGCATATGAGATCACcgctagtttttggtggggttcgtgtagcttattctttagttttctatgttgtgtcatgtgtactattgtttgtctgtttgtctttttcatttttagccatgtcgtcagtttatttttgaatttatgagtttgactgtccctctggaatctttcgtccctcttttactgtaGACATATTGTATTTGTATACATCCATTATATATAGATGCGTCCAGGTTGTGAAGCCTTTTGCTTTTGGTGAATTTATTAAGACAAAAGCTAACTTCGACAGCTTTATGTTATAAAGTGAATATCGAAAACCACCTCAAACGGATAACTGTATATCTGTGTTTGTCCATGATGTTACCATATTCATAATCATAATGACAAGTAAATAATGCAAGTTTCATCTTGAAGATAATCAACCTTATaggttgtatttcagtaaatattgacaatgcaatttcccataggaactccttttacgactaaaactgtaccacttttactatgaagttttgaaaaaaatcttaccttagaattgaaagttcatatgcaccacaatttttataaaggtcaaaatatagggctgtgcggcatattttcaacgtttatatgccctgaacttctcagagtttaaactaacacgaactttcttaactacccctacctcaaatgaaaggttaccacagatttcaatgtaaacaatatgcacatgtttattaactggtaacattcccaagttctgtctctgagatatggaacacagagagcataactgggaaccagtatgtaaacaaaaattaattttctatgaatattcaagatctccccaaaagaggcgtgtcttgagaaacagctgtttttacaaagtgcaacctaaaacACTCAAACAGATCAGTTATAGGCATTGACAGACTGATTGTTGCTTTCTCAAATTTTTGTGTGAGGGTGAATATGATCTACATAAAGAAACTATTTGAAGAATGGGTATATTCAAAGTATTACTTTCATATTTACGGAAAGGCAGTGCATAATTAACTGAGAAAAATGTATGATTTTGTGACATCAATTGAAAGCAAAAATCAGTGCTGGACTGTTATACAAACTGATTATAAATGGTTTTCAGtagcaatcaatcaatcctttATCTGATTGTACTTAATCAAATGTAGTTGAGTGTTAATGGCAATGTCAGTAAAACCAATTACCATGTGctcataattcagtggttgcctcgattcatatttgttttaattcattgttttgtTAAAGATCAGACtgttaagttttcttgtttgaattatttaacatttagTCTTTTTATAACTTatggatttttttaatgattgaaATTCCTACTGTacctatatttcaatttttaagtaCATGTCAATTGGACTTTTGTTGAGTATTGTCTTaatagcaatcataccaaataGCCTTCAATCGGATTAAAATACATATCTTGTGTCCAACCTTTGTTAACAAGGATATGACAAAACTCTTTTTTACTTTCTGTTCAGGTAATTATCACATCAGCCAATAAATTAATGTTTGCCTACATAATTTTTAAGGTGTGTAACATTAGGACACAACCAGATGATCCTTTAAGGTCTAGTAAAACAAGTCTTTTCAGACCGTAGTAAGTTTAAAGATCTGTATTTGAAACTGATTGCAActctacatttttatatttttacaatcaagttttagttaaattataaacAGTAATTTACTGTTGTTGGGTTTTTTCTGCTTGCAGAATATTAGTTATcctaccattttttctttaaatgacctgttccaagtcaggaattaGGCAGCTGtaatctaatagttcgtttctatgtatgttgcattttcgtttgttttttgttgcacttcacaGTTTCTGTTGTTtgattgttttcttcttatagttgatgtgtttacctaatttttagtttgtaacccaggcttgttttctctcaatcgatttttgacttttgaacagcagtatactactactgttgactttactTATTCATTCATGAAGCCATTTAACAAATGCCCCTTTTAAATAAATCATGTGACAAAACATCAAAGATTGttcgattttatttcaatattgcaCACTACTGAGTTGATAATTGACATAAAAATAAGCTGTTTGTATACTAAGACATGAATAGAAACTATAGATTATCAGACTCAAGAATCAGTCTGGTAATTACAAACTGTATGATATGAAATTTACATTCTatgtaaaatatgaaacagtaaatatttcattcagtatatttacatgatatgaaagttgtaaattg from Mytilus galloprovincialis chromosome 5, xbMytGall1.hap1.1, whole genome shotgun sequence includes these protein-coding regions:
- the LOC143074398 gene encoding sialate:O-sulfotransferase 1-like codes for the protein MASSVSIHVYLVVILVFYHTITPVRGNVGCFADDAGRLFDTKKAKNSSMSLKKCRQLCQSYTYVGLEGGDECFCGNRLNRQQYPSKPNSQCNKRCSGEHARMCGGTWRISVYKV